The proteins below are encoded in one region of Dromaius novaehollandiae isolate bDroNov1 chromosome 9, bDroNov1.hap1, whole genome shotgun sequence:
- the VWA5B2 gene encoding von Willebrand factor A domain-containing protein 5B2 isoform X4 — protein MPGLYALATWAALPLTSSSVSACANGYSLGTTARLVYTNPHEEPVEGVFIYPLEESEVVAAFEAVAGSRRVTFRMQSRRQAQACCLQRGSGPGPGRPRCCAGGHLVLDEAAERCTFAIGTGALGPAESLAVTVSTARELATLPGGALRLVFPAVLTPRVAAAATAAARGPAGLCDDRLALCPTSCFGGPSARSEPAAGVPPPDADVLRGQPCNPFPYEFAFELLVKGPCLLAGLESPSHALRADADPWASSASTVCVTLAEQHHYDRDVEIILYPCEPHRPHLVMEEGTMTYQEYEAHIRSRRDYARIASKDSSGERQAAFVQKRFHKDIFPNPVLMLNFCPAAEAAPGDLQSVTRELLFLVDRGSAMSGPDLDRVKDALLVAVKSLPPGTLLNIAGFGADVKPLFPASRLCGNDTLRRACEHLGGLRADPGSSDLLAAVSWALAQPLHPGYPRQLFLLTATAGDAGRVLPLVRRQASTLRCFSFGLGPRACRRLLASMAEVSRGRAEFLGPAERLQPKLIKALKKAMEPAVSDITVDWYVPDRLEALLSPTELAALYPGDRLVSYCALYDVARFRQRRPPARGRARRSSAVPSQEEALSPEPSRATAESREVSAEVSAGGTEESERSAEPLSGGDIWKRIYQASYIQEQYVLTHCSVSTERSGGLLSRSSTSSESTGSRDVAPDGVSPAPASSGTSQQGQKSVSLCESSAKSAPLPQAPAGGKTGSTPQVTAALSTEELARRKKAQARAALAGRSFSSPHGELDAHRLCRALEKVSQKRNQSLEGKLDELGPRTQRLQRSVGDSNNLLSPTHLDWDMLVEPSYLFSASPASEAREPSSGDGSLPLRCQVVIHALRAGKPVSWEVTASLEALLRPRDSTGKEEPPLRASKAWDNPLHRLAARSVVRDHENAAQREAELEQGFARRFRLKAMQTSKACNVPSLYTCAVPVDGATRAALPAALEVCSTAGSASHQRAAPEGGWRHRSYSVGLGRQQDAEEQEEEALVAAERDEIPASLASASSVTSGWEKQNSPNGSPTSPSTASTGSQKSTESVAGSRFNLSRRKGPSLALRPHCLSPESESTSNDASHDYLPLVQLQQARGPFQLTESFSEVVQIPLDRLRRASPYASHRASLSPVSPVAKCSPEAGPIAGGEEPAGAPEPGSPQSHSTCSEVPSMAVWAQADSGHGSESDTGAHSAAPSEASMNWQDAGPEDLESASWATAVALAWLEHRCAGFFEEWELVAAKADAWLQAQRLPEGMDVGCLKGAARHLFLLLRHWDENIKLNMLCYNPNNV, from the exons ATGCCGGGGCTGTACGCGCTCGCCACCTGGGCCGCCCTGCCCCTCACGAGCTCCAGCGTGAGCGCCTGCGCCAACGGCTACTCGCTGGGCACCACCGCCCGGCTCGTCTACACCAACCCCCACGAGGAGCCCGTCGAAG GCGTCTTCATCTACCCGCTGGAGGAGTCGGAGGTGGTGGCGGCCTTCGAGGCGGTGGCGGGCAGCAGGCGGGTGACGTTCCGGATGCAGAGCCGGCGGCAGGCGCAGGCGTGCTGCCTGCagcgcggctccggccccggccccgggcggccccggtgCTGCGCTGGTG GCCACCTGGTGCTGGACGAGGCCGCGGAGCGCTGCACCTTCGCCATCGGCACGGGCGCCCTGGGCCCCGCGGAGAGCCTGGCCGTGACCGTCAGCACCGCGCGGGAGCTGGCGACGCTGCCTGGCGGGGCGCTGCGCCTCGTCTTCCCCGCCGTGCTGACGCCCCGCGTCgccgccgctgccaccgccgctGCGCGCGGGCCAGCAGGCCTGTGCGACGACAGGTTGGCCCTATG ccccacCAGCTGCTTCGGGGGCCCCAGCGCACGGAGCGAGCCGGCGGCCGGCGTGCCCCCCCCGGATGCCGACGTCCTCCGGGGCCAGCCCTGCAACCCCTTTCCCTACGAGTTCGCCTTTGAGCTGCTGGTGAAGGGCCCCTGCTTGCTGGCGG GCCTGGAGAGCCCGTCGCACGCGCTGCGGGCCGACGCCGACCCCTGGGCCAGCTCTGCCTCCACCGTCTGCGTCACTCTGGCGGAGCAGCACCACTACGACAGGGACGTGGAGATCATCCTCTACCCATGCG AGCCCCATCGCCCCCACCTCGTGATGGAGGAGGGCACCATGACGTACCAGGAGTACGAGGCGCACATCCGGAGCCGCCGGGATTACGCCCGGATAGCCAGCAAGGACAGCAGCGGCGAGAGACAG GCGGCGTTTGTGCAGAAGCGCTTCCACAAGGACATCTTCCCCAACCCCGTGCTGATGCTGAACTTCTGCCCCGCCGCCGAGGCCGCGCCGGGCGACCTGCAGAGCGTCACCCGCGAGCTCCTCTTCCTCGTGGACCGTGGCAGCGCCATGAGCGGCCCCGACCTCGACAGGGTCAAG GACGCCTTGCTGGTGGCTGTGAAGAGCCTCCCGCCGGGGACCCTGCTCAACATCGCTGGCTTCGGCGCCGACGTCAAGCCGCTCTTCCCGGCCAGCCGGCTCTGCGGCAAT GACACGCTGCGGCGGGCCTGCGAGCACCTCGGCGGGTTGCGGGCCGACCCCGGCAGCAGCGACCTGCTGGCGGCCGTGAGCTGGGCGCTGGCGCAGCCCCTGCACCCCGGCTACCCCCGGCAGCTCTTCCTCCTCACCGCCACCGCCGGTGACGCGGGCCGCGTCCTGCCGCTGGTGCGCCGGCAGGCCAGCACGCTCCG GTGCTTCAGCTTCGGCCTGGGCCCGCGGGCCTGCCGGCGGCTGCTGGCCAGCATGGCCGAGGTGAGCCGGGGCCGCGCCGAGTTCCTTGGCCCAGCGGAGAGGCTGCAGCCCAAG CTCATCAAGGCGCTGAAGAAGGCGATGGAGCCAGCCGTGAGCGACATCACCGTCGACTGGTACGTCCCCGACCGCCTGGAGGCCCTGCTCTCACCCACCGAGCTCGCGGCGCTCTACCCCGGCGACCGGCTCGTCAGCTACTGCGCCCTCTACGACGTGGCCCGCTTCCGCCAGCGGCGCCCGCCG GCCCGGGGCCGGGCTCGCCGCAGCTCGGCGGTGCCCTCGCAGGAGGAGGCGCTCAGCCCGGAGCCCTCCCGAGCCACCGCCGAGTCCCGCGAGGTCTCCGCGGAGGTCTCCGCCGGCGGCACAGAGGAGTCAGAGAgga GTGCGGAGCCCCTTTCGGGGGGGGACATCTGGAAGCGGATCTACCAAGCGTCATACATCCAGGAGCAGTACGTGCTGACGCACTGCTCGGTCAGCACCGAGCGCAGCGGGGGGCTGCTCTcccgcagctccaccagcagcgaGTCCACGGGCTCCCGCGACGTGGCCCCCGACGGCGTCTCGCCAGCCCCCGCCTCCAGCGGCACCTCCCAGCAGGGCCAGAAGAGCGTGTCCCTCTGCGAGTCCTCCGCCAAGtcggccccgctgcctcaggcaccGGCCGGCGGCAAG ACCGGCTCGACCCCGCAGGTGACGGCGGCCCTGAGCACCGAGGAGCTGGCGAGGCGCAAGAAGGCGCAGGCGCGTGCTGCCCTGGCCGGCCGCAGCTTCTCCTCGCCGCACGGCGAGCTGGATGCACACCGCctctgccgggctctggagaaGGTGTCGCAGAAGAGGAACCAGTcgctggaggggaagctggatgAGCTGGGCCCCAGGACGCAGCGGCTGCAGAGGAGCGTGGGGGATTCGA ACAACCTCCTCTCGCCGACCCACCTGGACTGGGACATGCTGGTGGAGCCCTCCTACCTCTTCAGCGCGTCCCCGGCGTCGGAGGCGAGGGAACCCAGCTCGGGCGATGGCAGCCTGCCCCTGCGCTGCCAAGTGGTGATCCACGCGCTGCGAGCGGGCAAGCCTGTGTCCTGGGAAGTCACGGCCTCACTGGAAGCCCTGCTCCGGCCCCGGGACAGCACGGGCAAGGAGGAGCCGCCGCTGCGGGCCAGCAAGGCTTGGGACAACCCGCTGCACCGCTTGGCGGCCCGCTCCGTCGTCCGGGACCACGAGAATGCGGCGCAGCGGGAAGCCGAGCTGGAGCAGG GTTTCGCCCGCCGCTTTCGCCTCAAGGCCATGCAAACCAGCAAAGCCTGCAACGTGCCTTCCCTCTACACCTGCGCGGTGCCCGTGGACGGCGCCACGCGGGCAGCACTGCCCGCCGCCCTGGAGGTGTGCAGCACAG CCGGCTCTGCCAGCCACCAGCGAGCCGCCCCGGAGGGGGGCTGGCGCCACAGGAGCTACTCGGTGGGTTTGGGCCGGCAGCAGGACgcggaggagcaggaggaggaggcgctcGTCGCCGCAG AGCGAGACGAGATCCCTGCGTCCCTGGCCAGCGCGTCCTCTGTGACCTCCGGCTGGGAAAAGCAGAACAGCCCTAATG GGTCTCCAACCAGCCCCTCCACCGCCTCCACGGGCTCCCAGAAATCCACGGAGAGCGTTGCTGGCTCCAG GTTTAACCTGAGCAGACGCAAGGGGCCCAGCCTGGCACTGCGCCCACACTGCCTCAGCCCAGAAAGCGAGAGCACCAGCAATGATGCCAGCCATGATTACCTCCCACTG GTGCAGCTGCAGCAAGCCCGGGGGCCGTTCCAGCTCACCGAGAGCTTCTCCGAAGTGGTGCAGATCCCCTTGGACCGCCTGCGCCGGGCCTCCCCCTATGCCTCCCACCGAGCCAGCCTCAGCCCTGTGTCCCCGGTGGCCAAGTGCAGCCCCGAGGCAGGGCCCATCGCGGGAGGCGAGGAGCCAGCTGGCGCCCCAGAGCCCGGCTCGCCCCAGTCCCACAGCACCTGCTCTGAGGTGCCCAGCATGGCCGTGTGGGCGCAGGCAGACAGCGGACATGGTTCCGAGTCCGACACCGGCGCCCACTCGGCTGCCCCCTCCGAGGCCAGCATGAACTGGCAGGACGCGGGGCCGGAAGACCTGGAAAGTGCCAGCTGGGCCACGGCCGTGGCCTTGGCATGGCTGGAGCACCGCTGCGCTGGCTTCTTTGAGGAGTGGGAACTGGTGGCAGCCAAGGCAGACGCGTGGCTGCAGGCCCAGCGGCTGCCCGAGGGGATGGACGTGGGCTGCCTCAAAGGGGCGGCCAGGCACTTGTTCCTGCTGCTGCGTCACTGGGATGAGAACATCAAGCTGAACATGCTGTGCTACAACCCCAACAACGTGTGA
- the VWA5B2 gene encoding von Willebrand factor A domain-containing protein 5B2 isoform X1, giving the protein MLQGQSGVPAPPIVPPKQRLAGADSLPAEPSARSARGRAMPGLYALATWAALPLTSSSVSACANGYSLGTTARLVYTNPHEEPVEGVFIYPLEESEVVAAFEAVAGSRRVTFRMQSRRQAQACCLQRGSGPGPGRPRCCAGGHLVLDEAAERCTFAIGTGALGPAESLAVTVSTARELATLPGGALRLVFPAVLTPRVAAAATAAARGPAGLCDDRLALCPTSCFGGPSARSEPAAGVPPPDADVLRGQPCNPFPYEFAFELLVKGPCLLAGLESPSHALRADADPWASSASTVCVTLAEQHHYDRDVEIILYPCEPHRPHLVMEEGTMTYQEYEAHIRSRRDYARIASKDSSGERQAAFVQKRFHKDIFPNPVLMLNFCPAAEAAPGDLQSVTRELLFLVDRGSAMSGPDLDRVKDALLVAVKSLPPGTLLNIAGFGADVKPLFPASRLCGNDTLRRACEHLGGLRADPGSSDLLAAVSWALAQPLHPGYPRQLFLLTATAGDAGRVLPLVRRQASTLRCFSFGLGPRACRRLLASMAEVSRGRAEFLGPAERLQPKLIKALKKAMEPAVSDITVDWYVPDRLEALLSPTELAALYPGDRLVSYCALYDVARFRQRRPPARGRARRSSAVPSQEEALSPEPSRATAESREVSAEVSAGGTEESERSAEPLSGGDIWKRIYQASYIQEQYVLTHCSVSTERSGGLLSRSSTSSESTGSRDVAPDGVSPAPASSGTSQQGQKSVSLCESSAKSAPLPQAPAGGKTGSTPQVTAALSTEELARRKKAQARAALAGRSFSSPHGELDAHRLCRALEKVSQKRNQSLEGKLDELGPRTQRLQRSVGDSNNLLSPTHLDWDMLVEPSYLFSASPASEAREPSSGDGSLPLRCQVVIHALRAGKPVSWEVTASLEALLRPRDSTGKEEPPLRASKAWDNPLHRLAARSVVRDHENAAQREAELEQGFARRFRLKAMQTSKACNVPSLYTCAVPVDGATRAALPAALEVCSTAGSASHQRAAPEGGWRHRSYSVGLGRQQDAEEQEEEALVAAERDEIPASLASASSVTSGWEKQNSPNGSPTSPSTASTGSQKSTESVAGSRFNLSRRKGPSLALRPHCLSPESESTSNDASHDYLPLVQLQQARGPFQLTESFSEVVQIPLDRLRRASPYASHRASLSPVSPVAKCSPEAGPIAGGEEPAGAPEPGSPQSHSTCSEVPSMAVWAQADSGHGSESDTGAHSAAPSEASMNWQDAGPEDLESASWATAVALAWLEHRCAGFFEEWELVAAKADAWLQAQRLPEGMDVGCLKGAARHLFLLLRHWDENIKLNMLCYNPNNV; this is encoded by the exons ATGCTGCAGGGCCAGAGCGGCGTCCCCGCGCCTCCCATCGTGCCCCCGAAGCAGCGGCTCGCCGGTGCGGACAGCCTCCCGGcggagcccagtgcccgctctgcccgcgGCCGCGCCATGCCGGGGCTGTACGCGCTCGCCACCTGGGCCGCCCTGCCCCTCACGAGCTCCAGCGTGAGCGCCTGCGCCAACGGCTACTCGCTGGGCACCACCGCCCGGCTCGTCTACACCAACCCCCACGAGGAGCCCGTCGAAG GCGTCTTCATCTACCCGCTGGAGGAGTCGGAGGTGGTGGCGGCCTTCGAGGCGGTGGCGGGCAGCAGGCGGGTGACGTTCCGGATGCAGAGCCGGCGGCAGGCGCAGGCGTGCTGCCTGCagcgcggctccggccccggccccgggcggccccggtgCTGCGCTGGTG GCCACCTGGTGCTGGACGAGGCCGCGGAGCGCTGCACCTTCGCCATCGGCACGGGCGCCCTGGGCCCCGCGGAGAGCCTGGCCGTGACCGTCAGCACCGCGCGGGAGCTGGCGACGCTGCCTGGCGGGGCGCTGCGCCTCGTCTTCCCCGCCGTGCTGACGCCCCGCGTCgccgccgctgccaccgccgctGCGCGCGGGCCAGCAGGCCTGTGCGACGACAGGTTGGCCCTATG ccccacCAGCTGCTTCGGGGGCCCCAGCGCACGGAGCGAGCCGGCGGCCGGCGTGCCCCCCCCGGATGCCGACGTCCTCCGGGGCCAGCCCTGCAACCCCTTTCCCTACGAGTTCGCCTTTGAGCTGCTGGTGAAGGGCCCCTGCTTGCTGGCGG GCCTGGAGAGCCCGTCGCACGCGCTGCGGGCCGACGCCGACCCCTGGGCCAGCTCTGCCTCCACCGTCTGCGTCACTCTGGCGGAGCAGCACCACTACGACAGGGACGTGGAGATCATCCTCTACCCATGCG AGCCCCATCGCCCCCACCTCGTGATGGAGGAGGGCACCATGACGTACCAGGAGTACGAGGCGCACATCCGGAGCCGCCGGGATTACGCCCGGATAGCCAGCAAGGACAGCAGCGGCGAGAGACAG GCGGCGTTTGTGCAGAAGCGCTTCCACAAGGACATCTTCCCCAACCCCGTGCTGATGCTGAACTTCTGCCCCGCCGCCGAGGCCGCGCCGGGCGACCTGCAGAGCGTCACCCGCGAGCTCCTCTTCCTCGTGGACCGTGGCAGCGCCATGAGCGGCCCCGACCTCGACAGGGTCAAG GACGCCTTGCTGGTGGCTGTGAAGAGCCTCCCGCCGGGGACCCTGCTCAACATCGCTGGCTTCGGCGCCGACGTCAAGCCGCTCTTCCCGGCCAGCCGGCTCTGCGGCAAT GACACGCTGCGGCGGGCCTGCGAGCACCTCGGCGGGTTGCGGGCCGACCCCGGCAGCAGCGACCTGCTGGCGGCCGTGAGCTGGGCGCTGGCGCAGCCCCTGCACCCCGGCTACCCCCGGCAGCTCTTCCTCCTCACCGCCACCGCCGGTGACGCGGGCCGCGTCCTGCCGCTGGTGCGCCGGCAGGCCAGCACGCTCCG GTGCTTCAGCTTCGGCCTGGGCCCGCGGGCCTGCCGGCGGCTGCTGGCCAGCATGGCCGAGGTGAGCCGGGGCCGCGCCGAGTTCCTTGGCCCAGCGGAGAGGCTGCAGCCCAAG CTCATCAAGGCGCTGAAGAAGGCGATGGAGCCAGCCGTGAGCGACATCACCGTCGACTGGTACGTCCCCGACCGCCTGGAGGCCCTGCTCTCACCCACCGAGCTCGCGGCGCTCTACCCCGGCGACCGGCTCGTCAGCTACTGCGCCCTCTACGACGTGGCCCGCTTCCGCCAGCGGCGCCCGCCG GCCCGGGGCCGGGCTCGCCGCAGCTCGGCGGTGCCCTCGCAGGAGGAGGCGCTCAGCCCGGAGCCCTCCCGAGCCACCGCCGAGTCCCGCGAGGTCTCCGCGGAGGTCTCCGCCGGCGGCACAGAGGAGTCAGAGAgga GTGCGGAGCCCCTTTCGGGGGGGGACATCTGGAAGCGGATCTACCAAGCGTCATACATCCAGGAGCAGTACGTGCTGACGCACTGCTCGGTCAGCACCGAGCGCAGCGGGGGGCTGCTCTcccgcagctccaccagcagcgaGTCCACGGGCTCCCGCGACGTGGCCCCCGACGGCGTCTCGCCAGCCCCCGCCTCCAGCGGCACCTCCCAGCAGGGCCAGAAGAGCGTGTCCCTCTGCGAGTCCTCCGCCAAGtcggccccgctgcctcaggcaccGGCCGGCGGCAAG ACCGGCTCGACCCCGCAGGTGACGGCGGCCCTGAGCACCGAGGAGCTGGCGAGGCGCAAGAAGGCGCAGGCGCGTGCTGCCCTGGCCGGCCGCAGCTTCTCCTCGCCGCACGGCGAGCTGGATGCACACCGCctctgccgggctctggagaaGGTGTCGCAGAAGAGGAACCAGTcgctggaggggaagctggatgAGCTGGGCCCCAGGACGCAGCGGCTGCAGAGGAGCGTGGGGGATTCGA ACAACCTCCTCTCGCCGACCCACCTGGACTGGGACATGCTGGTGGAGCCCTCCTACCTCTTCAGCGCGTCCCCGGCGTCGGAGGCGAGGGAACCCAGCTCGGGCGATGGCAGCCTGCCCCTGCGCTGCCAAGTGGTGATCCACGCGCTGCGAGCGGGCAAGCCTGTGTCCTGGGAAGTCACGGCCTCACTGGAAGCCCTGCTCCGGCCCCGGGACAGCACGGGCAAGGAGGAGCCGCCGCTGCGGGCCAGCAAGGCTTGGGACAACCCGCTGCACCGCTTGGCGGCCCGCTCCGTCGTCCGGGACCACGAGAATGCGGCGCAGCGGGAAGCCGAGCTGGAGCAGG GTTTCGCCCGCCGCTTTCGCCTCAAGGCCATGCAAACCAGCAAAGCCTGCAACGTGCCTTCCCTCTACACCTGCGCGGTGCCCGTGGACGGCGCCACGCGGGCAGCACTGCCCGCCGCCCTGGAGGTGTGCAGCACAG CCGGCTCTGCCAGCCACCAGCGAGCCGCCCCGGAGGGGGGCTGGCGCCACAGGAGCTACTCGGTGGGTTTGGGCCGGCAGCAGGACgcggaggagcaggaggaggaggcgctcGTCGCCGCAG AGCGAGACGAGATCCCTGCGTCCCTGGCCAGCGCGTCCTCTGTGACCTCCGGCTGGGAAAAGCAGAACAGCCCTAATG GGTCTCCAACCAGCCCCTCCACCGCCTCCACGGGCTCCCAGAAATCCACGGAGAGCGTTGCTGGCTCCAG GTTTAACCTGAGCAGACGCAAGGGGCCCAGCCTGGCACTGCGCCCACACTGCCTCAGCCCAGAAAGCGAGAGCACCAGCAATGATGCCAGCCATGATTACCTCCCACTG GTGCAGCTGCAGCAAGCCCGGGGGCCGTTCCAGCTCACCGAGAGCTTCTCCGAAGTGGTGCAGATCCCCTTGGACCGCCTGCGCCGGGCCTCCCCCTATGCCTCCCACCGAGCCAGCCTCAGCCCTGTGTCCCCGGTGGCCAAGTGCAGCCCCGAGGCAGGGCCCATCGCGGGAGGCGAGGAGCCAGCTGGCGCCCCAGAGCCCGGCTCGCCCCAGTCCCACAGCACCTGCTCTGAGGTGCCCAGCATGGCCGTGTGGGCGCAGGCAGACAGCGGACATGGTTCCGAGTCCGACACCGGCGCCCACTCGGCTGCCCCCTCCGAGGCCAGCATGAACTGGCAGGACGCGGGGCCGGAAGACCTGGAAAGTGCCAGCTGGGCCACGGCCGTGGCCTTGGCATGGCTGGAGCACCGCTGCGCTGGCTTCTTTGAGGAGTGGGAACTGGTGGCAGCCAAGGCAGACGCGTGGCTGCAGGCCCAGCGGCTGCCCGAGGGGATGGACGTGGGCTGCCTCAAAGGGGCGGCCAGGCACTTGTTCCTGCTGCTGCGTCACTGGGATGAGAACATCAAGCTGAACATGCTGTGCTACAACCCCAACAACGTGTGA